One genomic segment of Leptospira wolbachii serovar Codice str. CDC includes these proteins:
- a CDS encoding HDOD domain-containing protein has product MSIPPLITFQEDFLSGKLISKEYVHFSEIDCPELDVWIGRVVRSISLEFLHEILFTILSELLVNGCKANGKRVFFQEQGLDLWDEKDYSRGIPMYKDEFGHNRKRVFLALDHSNYKITLSTIFKEDYIEFRVRNNAKILPEEKNRILKRVQASTKYKNINDAYRESVDNEESSGLGIVLIHILLRNSGISNQFFQLMTTDEYTEVIIRIPKQLIPKENQTNIKNLLVREVSSLPPLPPQIQKLILIAKKKDVDWHEISAQVEKDPAITAEILKIANSPLFGAHIPIISVLEGVKRIGLKNLESIFLTLGAKKILNSRYAKQVLVWTHSFKTSMYARFLIEDRKKHLKLLEPAIISALLHDLGRMVLLSLDLSQVNQIRVLRSDDANEISEWVEEYTLGTTHSEIGHLMAEKWNFPDEILDVIRYHHKPWQCKTRNNILCQIIYLADILANIGRGKGNYFTVEPEVLEYFEITSEKEFRDMQERFKLKFEEHREEYQTLLA; this is encoded by the coding sequence ATGTCGATTCCCCCACTCATCACCTTCCAGGAGGACTTTCTTTCCGGAAAACTGATTTCCAAAGAGTATGTCCACTTTTCGGAAATCGACTGCCCGGAACTGGACGTTTGGATCGGCAGAGTGGTTCGTAGTATTTCCTTGGAATTCCTACATGAAATCCTCTTTACAATTCTCAGTGAACTACTAGTAAACGGATGTAAGGCCAATGGCAAACGTGTTTTTTTCCAAGAACAAGGATTGGACCTATGGGATGAAAAGGATTACAGCAGGGGTATCCCTATGTATAAGGATGAATTTGGCCATAATCGCAAACGAGTTTTTTTAGCACTGGATCATTCTAATTACAAGATAACCTTAAGCACCATTTTCAAAGAAGACTATATAGAGTTTCGAGTCCGAAATAACGCCAAAATCCTCCCAGAAGAAAAAAACCGAATTTTAAAACGTGTCCAGGCTTCGACAAAATACAAAAACATAAACGACGCCTATCGTGAGTCAGTTGATAATGAAGAAAGTTCAGGACTTGGAATTGTATTAATTCATATTTTGCTCAGAAATTCCGGAATATCTAATCAATTCTTTCAGTTAATGACAACCGATGAATATACGGAAGTTATCATACGGATCCCGAAACAGCTCATCCCAAAAGAGAACCAAACCAATATAAAAAATCTTTTAGTTCGGGAAGTAAGTAGTCTTCCACCTCTCCCTCCGCAAATCCAAAAATTGATCCTTATCGCAAAGAAAAAAGATGTCGATTGGCATGAAATATCAGCCCAGGTCGAAAAAGATCCAGCCATTACAGCAGAAATCTTAAAAATTGCAAACTCTCCCTTATTTGGCGCACATATTCCCATCATTTCAGTACTTGAAGGTGTAAAGAGGATTGGTCTCAAAAATCTTGAGTCTATCTTTTTAACATTAGGTGCAAAAAAAATACTTAACTCTCGTTATGCGAAACAAGTATTAGTATGGACCCATTCATTCAAAACCTCTATGTACGCTAGATTTCTGATAGAAGACCGCAAAAAACATTTAAAGTTGTTGGAGCCTGCAATCATTTCAGCTTTACTCCATGACTTAGGACGAATGGTGCTTCTTTCTTTAGACCTAAGCCAAGTGAATCAGATAAGAGTTCTTAGAAGTGATGACGCAAATGAAATTTCAGAATGGGTAGAAGAATACACTTTAGGAACTACCCATTCTGAAATTGGACATCTAATGGCAGAAAAATGGAATTTCCCTGATGAAATTCTCGATGTCATCCGTTACCACCACAAACCTTGGCAATGCAAAACTCGAAACAATATCCTCTGTCAAATCATCTATCTTGCAGATATTTTAGCCAATATCGGTCGTGGCAAAGGAAATTATTTTACTGTGGAACCTGAAGTATTGGAATATTTTGAAATTACATCAGAAAAAGAATTTCGCGATATGCAAGAAAGGTTTAAGCTTAAGTTTGAGGAACATAGAGAAGAATACCAAACGCTCTTGGCTTAA
- a CDS encoding HU family DNA-binding protein, whose translation MATTPTPMKKSEMLSELAEITGMTKKSVAAFLDSFVDLAYKETKKNGAFIIPGLGKLVKRNRPKRKGRNPATGEAIVIPAKVVVKFTLSKTCKDAVVPPKK comes from the coding sequence ATGGCAACAACTCCTACCCCAATGAAGAAGTCCGAAATGCTCAGCGAATTGGCTGAAATAACTGGTATGACCAAAAAGAGCGTGGCTGCGTTCTTAGACTCCTTTGTTGATCTCGCTTATAAAGAAACCAAGAAAAACGGTGCATTTATCATTCCAGGTTTAGGAAAACTTGTTAAACGCAATCGTCCAAAACGTAAAGGAAGAAACCCTGCAACTGGTGAAGCAATTGTAATTCCTGCTAAAGTTGTTGTTAAATTCACACTTTCTAAAACTTGCAAAGATGCAGTTGTGCCTCCTAAAAAATAA
- a CDS encoding DUF1569 domain-containing protein, with amino-acid sequence MKSILKLKTIDDIERELSIIITCEKKQKADISLSQVYDFLAESIELSIQRIGSTNKRNTINKILGKYKFAKLLSKGSYTKANQIPGFPPKDLGDADSALLRLKTSLTAFKLHSGPFAEHSVFGELDKKQWERIHGILAAFLFGYIQLYGDEKLRFAKEREQKKEKAFADKKHHHHQHPQKKKDDQETKPSGHNSRKWKNKKKPHHKGNKNQGGGSR; translated from the coding sequence ATGAAGTCAATTTTAAAACTTAAAACGATAGATGATATCGAAAGAGAGTTATCAATCATTATAACTTGTGAAAAAAAACAAAAAGCAGATATTAGTTTAAGCCAAGTTTATGATTTTTTAGCAGAATCAATCGAATTATCGATCCAAAGAATCGGATCTACAAACAAAAGAAATACGATTAACAAAATATTAGGTAAGTATAAATTTGCAAAACTCCTATCGAAAGGAAGTTACACGAAAGCAAACCAAATTCCAGGGTTCCCACCAAAAGACTTGGGAGATGCAGATTCAGCACTACTTCGATTGAAAACATCTTTAACTGCTTTTAAATTACATTCGGGTCCTTTTGCCGAACATTCGGTTTTTGGTGAATTAGATAAAAAACAATGGGAGCGAATTCACGGTATTCTCGCTGCCTTTTTATTTGGTTATATCCAATTGTATGGTGATGAAAAATTAAGGTTTGCGAAAGAAAGGGAGCAGAAGAAGGAAAAGGCATTTGCAGATAAAAAACACCATCACCACCAACATCCACAAAAGAAAAAAGATGACCAAGAGACAAAACCCAGCGGTCACAATAGTCGCAAATGGAAAAATAAAAAGAAACCACATCATAAAGGAAACAAAAACCAAGGTGGTGGGTCTAGATGA
- a CDS encoding Crp/Fnr family transcriptional regulator — MSKLNIPPNQRIFKEGELNNAMYIILQGNVEIFFTVNNSQTRLALMKPGDFFGEMALFSSNPRSATARTITNCEVAVIESKQQLENFLVKNPKFAAKMVSIMADRLARTNELLISSMEKSVAKKIEFSTEVGKEHQIGISDVQDVE; from the coding sequence ATGAGCAAACTCAACATTCCGCCAAATCAGAGAATCTTCAAAGAAGGGGAACTGAATAATGCGATGTACATCATCCTCCAAGGGAACGTTGAGATCTTTTTTACTGTGAACAACAGTCAAACTCGATTGGCTTTGATGAAACCGGGAGATTTTTTTGGTGAGATGGCTTTGTTTAGTTCCAACCCAAGAAGCGCCACTGCAAGAACGATTACGAATTGTGAAGTTGCAGTCATTGAAAGTAAACAACAGTTAGAAAACTTTCTTGTTAAGAATCCAAAGTTTGCAGCAAAGATGGTTTCGATTATGGCAGACCGTTTGGCTCGGACAAATGAATTATTGATCAGCAGTATGGAAAAATCCGTAGCTAAGAAAATTGAATTTAGCACAGAAGTAGGGAAAGAACATCAAATTGGAATTAGTGATGTCCAAGATGTGGAATGA
- a CDS encoding STAS domain-containing protein, translated as MTSTKYKKIVVVFKRTKYELDLETYGSVQAYKEVARQNPEVFERTFESHERQLESREFLKSQVFPKADFVFRENFDPEGGTKYDLIVAHGGDNHFTYVAHLAGNTHLIGCNSDPDSSVGALLGFTADELKDAVKNNFVHTRLESWSLLDTEIQYPNGTKLKTVPAICELSIRNNSPDLTSRFWISYQGKKEEQKCSGLLVYTGAGSTGWISSCFPKKFTPFSKHEPFFHVYSREIRVKSRETEFSLADFRALDQVEVISEMNGGLAVDSLTERHYPFPPYAKATIRLSPEKLFVIVPLKRGESMQDLPYEIEQKRINGTVIVQIKGRMESGPLDRITQTILDEMIGTDRKHLILDFSELRYISSLGIRMILDVKMNLQKRNKEMALVGVTSSILQVFHLLGLSNAFQFYADREEALKSFEEPSKS; from the coding sequence ATGACTTCAACCAAGTATAAAAAGATCGTTGTGGTATTTAAACGTACCAAATACGAATTGGATTTGGAAACTTATGGCTCCGTTCAGGCCTATAAGGAAGTCGCACGCCAAAATCCAGAAGTCTTTGAAAGGACTTTTGAATCCCATGAACGGCAACTGGAGTCTCGCGAATTTCTGAAATCTCAAGTGTTTCCAAAGGCCGACTTTGTTTTTCGGGAAAATTTCGATCCCGAAGGTGGGACCAAATACGATTTGATTGTAGCTCATGGCGGTGATAACCATTTCACTTATGTGGCTCATTTAGCTGGAAATACCCATTTAATAGGATGTAATTCCGATCCTGATTCATCAGTGGGAGCCCTTCTTGGTTTTACTGCGGATGAATTAAAAGATGCTGTAAAAAACAACTTTGTACACACTCGATTGGAGTCGTGGTCCTTGCTTGATACCGAAATTCAGTATCCTAACGGAACAAAACTCAAAACTGTACCTGCCATTTGCGAACTTTCTATACGGAATAACAGCCCGGATCTCACTTCAAGATTTTGGATTTCCTACCAGGGCAAAAAAGAAGAACAAAAATGTTCCGGACTACTTGTGTATACAGGTGCAGGATCCACAGGTTGGATTAGTTCTTGTTTTCCAAAGAAATTCACACCATTTTCAAAGCACGAACCCTTTTTTCATGTTTATTCCCGAGAAATCCGAGTGAAGTCTCGAGAAACAGAGTTTTCCTTGGCAGATTTTAGGGCCTTAGATCAAGTGGAAGTTATTTCCGAAATGAATGGTGGACTCGCGGTTGATTCTCTTACGGAGAGACACTACCCGTTCCCACCTTACGCAAAGGCGACGATTCGATTATCGCCGGAGAAATTATTTGTAATTGTTCCGCTAAAGAGAGGGGAATCCATGCAAGACTTACCATACGAAATAGAACAGAAACGCATCAATGGAACTGTCATCGTCCAAATCAAAGGTCGTATGGAATCAGGGCCACTTGACCGTATCACACAAACGATCTTAGACGAAATGATCGGAACCGACAGAAAACATCTCATTTTGGATTTTTCAGAACTCCGATACATCTCAAGTCTTGGGATTCGAATGATTTTAGATGTGAAAATGAACTTACAAAAAAGAAATAAAGAAATGGCACTCGTTGGAGTCACCAGTTCCATCTTGCAAGTGTTTCATCTACTCGGCCTTTCTAATGCTTTTCAATTTTATGCAGACCGCGAAGAAGCATTAAAATCCTTTGAGGAGCCATCTAAGTCCTAG
- a CDS encoding ParB/RepB/Spo0J family partition protein codes for MSKKTEFQALDLISAYSEKKKNPSHLELSQIFPNPTQPRLIGRDDTMDLVPSMERLGLIEPILVRKDKGKYLIVAGERRYRAALKLGWKEIPAIITDANEDVCYEMSLAENEKRKNLNPWEVGKAIQFLRKEKRKTAEEVSELLGYSGRYVKQLSSIARLDQKSVMELMISGKPLSVKNLEELLKRKENRGGEIISPRVGAGISRISINVSKLNGKVRDNFLKELGSLKKKYGINE; via the coding sequence ATGTCCAAAAAAACTGAGTTTCAAGCTTTAGATTTAATTTCTGCATACTCTGAAAAGAAAAAAAATCCTTCTCATTTGGAGCTTAGTCAGATATTCCCGAACCCCACTCAGCCTCGCTTAATTGGTCGTGATGACACAATGGATTTAGTGCCTTCGATGGAAAGGTTGGGACTGATCGAACCAATTTTAGTTCGGAAAGATAAAGGAAAATATCTGATTGTGGCGGGCGAACGTCGTTATCGTGCAGCGCTTAAGTTGGGTTGGAAAGAAATCCCTGCAATTATCACAGATGCAAATGAAGATGTTTGTTATGAAATGTCTCTTGCGGAGAACGAAAAAAGGAAGAACTTGAATCCTTGGGAAGTAGGTAAAGCAATTCAGTTTCTTCGAAAAGAAAAAAGGAAAACGGCAGAAGAAGTATCTGAATTGTTGGGTTACAGTGGAAGGTATGTAAAACAACTTAGCAGTATCGCTAGGTTGGATCAAAAATCTGTAATGGAACTAATGATCAGCGGAAAACCACTTTCAGTAAAGAACCTTGAGGAATTACTAAAACGTAAAGAGAACAGAGGGGGTGAAATCATTTCACCCCGAGTTGGAGCTGGAATCAGCCGTATTAGTATCAATGTAAGTAAACTTAACGGAAAAGTGAGAGATAACTTTTTGAAAGAATTAGGTTCACTTAAAAAGAAATACGGAATCAACGAGTAG
- a CDS encoding ParA family protein, which yields MNKTDPTLTEEEAAKFVGLNIGEFSGKVSSLKVPGWKTGEFKQSVLLKYFEPTQTDGFDSHVIAISNQKGGEGKTTISLYLAEALAENHKVLLIDWDPQANATQLFLKDDVPSVMDYLGYRGKKARNIEPAIKTIGENFDLLPSTLELANLTTPYERDDFELLNEAILPLRSRYEYIIIDCPPSLGLILENALICADYILVPIQTRAFSLQGIRDLYETFQKIQRKANQRLKLLGAVLNQYEGQKALAGLAEGVKKYFPVFETVIQRREAIPQAQAKMSFLAKIDLATMKNFRELAVEVKSKIDVQKN from the coding sequence ATGAACAAAACGGATCCTACATTGACTGAAGAGGAAGCGGCTAAATTCGTTGGTTTAAACATTGGTGAGTTTTCGGGCAAGGTATCTAGTTTAAAAGTACCCGGATGGAAAACTGGTGAATTTAAGCAGTCTGTTTTGCTGAAATATTTTGAACCTACTCAAACTGATGGTTTTGATAGTCATGTAATTGCAATATCAAACCAAAAAGGAGGGGAGGGGAAAACGACCATTAGTTTGTATCTTGCCGAAGCTCTTGCAGAAAATCATAAAGTATTATTAATCGATTGGGATCCACAAGCAAACGCAACGCAACTTTTTTTGAAAGATGATGTACCATCTGTGATGGATTACTTAGGTTACCGCGGGAAAAAAGCGCGAAATATTGAACCTGCTATCAAAACAATTGGCGAAAATTTCGATTTACTTCCTTCTACTTTGGAGCTTGCAAATTTAACTACTCCGTATGAAAGAGATGATTTCGAATTATTAAATGAAGCGATCCTTCCCCTGCGTTCGAGGTATGAATATATAATTATCGATTGCCCTCCATCTCTTGGCCTTATATTGGAAAATGCTTTGATCTGTGCCGACTATATACTTGTTCCGATTCAAACTAGAGCTTTTAGTTTGCAAGGAATTAGAGATTTGTATGAGACCTTTCAGAAAATCCAAAGAAAGGCAAACCAAAGACTCAAATTATTGGGTGCTGTTCTGAATCAATATGAGGGACAAAAGGCCCTAGCTGGTTTGGCGGAAGGGGTAAAAAAATATTTTCCTGTTTTTGAAACAGTGATTCAAAGACGGGAGGCTATTCCTCAGGCTCAGGCAAAGATGTCCTTTTTAGCAAAAATCGACTTAGCCACAATGAAAAATTTTAGAGAACTAGCAGTAGAGGTTAAAAGTAAAATCGATGTCCAAAAAAACTGA
- a CDS encoding FAD-binding oxidoreductase: MQTRTIYKWGSPDVEEKLPEHTLKFLEKQFPVDKEFKTSLPKGELPLKSLKKSKISTATLTKLKQIVGKDYVSLDDTSRARHSIGKFYTEIYKARFGEVNDVVDVVVSPKNEQEVIEIIAVANAGKIPVIPYGAGSTVTKALQAPKGGISLDLSRLNRIIEFNAIDSTVTVEAGVYGPVLEKHLNERGYTSGHFPQSFEFSTVGGWIAAKGAGQASTGYGKIEDILLSLTAITPSGKFESKAYPAASIGPDLFRLFLGTEGSFGVITKATLKIRKYHPENSAKGSFIFKNFEKAVETMRDVMQAGFGKPHFFRIQDPEETDISFQMSGLHGGKEDLFLRFIGYKPMERSLMHIIVDGDPAYAKEVLKKIKKIAKRNGGFSTGESPVNKWLHQRYSSAYLRDYLMDEGIRIDTLETAVSWSNLHGLWEKTRAYIKSHENTSCMVHISHAYENGANLYFIFLSPMGKKNEVTDFVKFHKGIIDSIHKHGGSLSHHHGIGRMLSPWMEQEVGKEGLRILSSLKKTFDPKGIMNPGGLLGLK; this comes from the coding sequence ATGCAAACTCGTACGATTTATAAATGGGGATCTCCCGACGTAGAAGAAAAATTACCGGAACATACATTAAAATTTCTGGAAAAGCAGTTCCCCGTAGATAAAGAGTTCAAAACTTCACTTCCCAAAGGAGAACTTCCTCTAAAGTCTTTAAAAAAATCAAAAATTTCCACTGCCACTCTTACAAAGTTAAAACAAATTGTTGGTAAAGACTATGTTTCGTTAGATGACACGTCACGAGCAAGACATTCCATAGGTAAGTTCTACACAGAAATCTATAAAGCAAGATTTGGTGAAGTTAATGATGTGGTGGATGTGGTTGTGTCACCAAAAAATGAACAAGAAGTGATAGAAATTATCGCAGTAGCGAATGCTGGTAAAATTCCTGTGATTCCTTATGGTGCTGGTTCCACAGTCACCAAAGCTTTACAAGCTCCCAAAGGTGGAATCTCTTTAGATTTATCTCGTCTCAATCGTATCATCGAATTCAATGCCATTGATTCTACTGTGACGGTAGAGGCTGGAGTTTATGGACCTGTTTTGGAAAAACATTTAAATGAACGTGGGTATACTAGCGGTCACTTCCCACAATCATTTGAATTCTCTACTGTTGGTGGTTGGATTGCCGCAAAAGGTGCTGGTCAAGCCTCCACAGGTTATGGGAAGATCGAAGATATTCTCCTTAGCCTAACGGCAATTACTCCCTCAGGAAAGTTTGAATCCAAAGCTTATCCTGCAGCATCCATTGGTCCCGATTTATTTCGATTGTTTCTTGGAACCGAAGGGAGTTTTGGCGTTATCACAAAGGCAACATTAAAGATTCGCAAATACCATCCAGAAAATTCAGCCAAAGGTTCTTTTATATTTAAAAACTTTGAAAAGGCTGTGGAAACAATGAGAGATGTGATGCAAGCAGGTTTTGGAAAACCTCATTTCTTTCGGATACAAGACCCGGAAGAAACAGACATTTCCTTCCAGATGAGTGGCCTTCATGGTGGAAAAGAAGATTTGTTTTTACGATTCATCGGTTACAAACCAATGGAAAGATCTCTCATGCATATCATTGTGGATGGGGATCCGGCTTACGCAAAAGAAGTTTTAAAAAAGATTAAAAAAATTGCGAAACGGAATGGTGGCTTTTCGACTGGGGAATCGCCAGTAAATAAATGGTTACACCAAAGGTATTCCAGTGCTTATCTTAGAGATTACCTGATGGATGAAGGAATCAGGATTGATACATTGGAAACGGCCGTTAGCTGGTCTAACCTGCATGGACTTTGGGAAAAAACTCGTGCTTATATCAAAAGTCATGAAAACACATCCTGTATGGTTCATATCTCTCACGCTTATGAGAACGGAGCCAATTTGTATTTTATTTTCCTAAGCCCTATGGGTAAAAAAAATGAAGTCACTGATTTTGTAAAATTTCACAAAGGAATCATTGATAGCATCCATAAACATGGAGGTTCACTTTCGCATCATCATGGGATCGGTCGGATGTTATCTCCATGGATGGAACAGGAAGTAGGAAAAGAAGGACTCAGGATTTTATCATCTCTCAAAAAGACTTTCGATCCGAAAGGAATCATGAATCCAGGCGGATTGTTAGGACTTAAATAA
- a CDS encoding NADPH-dependent FMN reductase: MKICLVAGSHRKNSQTLKVGKFLAKTLDSKGIQTTLYDLGGNPLPLWEPAMWEKDSDIKKFWLEYSAGFGSADAYIFLSPEYAGMASPALKNFFLYLSGGEISHKPGLIITVSSGMGGSYPNAELRMSSYKNTRIVYLPDHLIVRHVESILNSELPEGKDDEYIRGRLNYTLNVLEEYAKAFIAVRQSGVIDTKTYPFGL, translated from the coding sequence ATGAAAATCTGTTTAGTTGCTGGTAGCCATCGCAAAAATTCCCAAACATTAAAAGTAGGTAAGTTTCTTGCTAAAACATTAGATTCAAAAGGAATCCAAACTACCCTTTATGATTTGGGTGGAAATCCGCTTCCTCTTTGGGAGCCGGCGATGTGGGAGAAGGATTCAGATATTAAAAAATTCTGGTTAGAATATAGTGCGGGATTTGGAAGCGCAGATGCATACATTTTCCTTTCGCCTGAATATGCAGGGATGGCTAGCCCTGCTTTAAAAAACTTTTTTCTTTATCTTAGTGGTGGTGAAATTTCTCATAAACCAGGACTTATCATTACTGTATCCAGTGGAATGGGTGGTAGTTATCCCAATGCAGAACTTCGAATGTCTAGTTATAAAAATACACGGATCGTGTATCTGCCAGATCATCTGATAGTTCGTCATGTTGAATCTATATTAAATTCTGAACTTCCAGAAGGGAAAGACGATGAATACATCCGAGGTAGATTGAATTATACGTTAAATGTTTTAGAAGAATATGCAAAAGCCTTCATTGCAGTTCGCCAGAGTGGTGTGATCGATACAAAAACTTACCCTTTTGGACTATAA
- a CDS encoding acyltransferase family protein, giving the protein MEWELLGIILTGLGALYLWIFQIPYSLPHPLATKQGRENRFDILRGFAMVGIVLIHIHSYFQFFHPADQMVVRTTLFFSNLSRFSVPLFILTSAIFLRKKEGYWISKLKNLLLPYSIASAIGYLVKYNNYNVVEFIQFYILGKVFAPFYFVPLLIQFYILFYLFDKLLINKSFSRLLLLFSFLVNLSSNLGFFDSILPDEYHSISIFNYIFFFILGIQIGLSQEDKNKPKTKVLFPFGTFALLFFFLLILFSGVYAADFKNHHLVYPIFFFLGIWEILPKFNRKVSDWIAFIGNNSLFIFLLHPFIIHIMHSFDPYTFGGPFLGYIVTMILNVGIPIGIAIIVQKGKFLYRSHHSGELQ; this is encoded by the coding sequence ATGGAATGGGAATTACTAGGGATCATACTAACGGGGCTTGGGGCCTTGTATCTTTGGATCTTCCAAATCCCCTATTCTCTTCCACATCCACTTGCAACAAAACAGGGTAGAGAGAATCGATTCGATATCCTCAGAGGTTTTGCAATGGTTGGAATCGTACTCATCCATATCCATTCTTACTTTCAATTCTTTCATCCTGCTGACCAAATGGTCGTCCGAACTACTTTGTTTTTTTCCAATTTATCCCGGTTTTCTGTTCCTTTGTTTATACTAACATCTGCTATATTCTTAAGGAAAAAAGAAGGATATTGGATCTCGAAACTAAAGAATCTTCTTTTACCTTATTCAATTGCTTCAGCCATTGGGTACTTGGTAAAATATAATAATTACAATGTGGTCGAATTTATACAATTCTACATTTTAGGGAAAGTATTTGCACCCTTCTATTTTGTTCCACTTCTAATCCAATTTTATATTTTGTTTTATCTATTTGATAAACTTCTTATCAATAAGTCATTTTCCAGACTATTACTTCTTTTTTCATTTTTGGTGAACTTATCCTCAAACTTAGGATTTTTCGATTCAATACTCCCAGATGAATACCATTCCATTTCCATTTTCAATTATATATTCTTCTTTATACTGGGGATTCAAATTGGGCTTTCGCAAGAAGATAAAAATAAACCAAAAACAAAGGTATTGTTTCCATTCGGCACCTTCGCGCTGTTATTTTTTTTCCTTCTAATATTGTTTAGCGGTGTTTACGCTGCCGATTTCAAAAATCACCATTTAGTATATCCCATTTTTTTCTTTTTGGGAATTTGGGAAATTTTGCCTAAATTCAACCGCAAAGTTTCGGATTGGATCGCTTTTATAGGAAATAATAGTCTTTTTATATTCCTACTACATCCGTTTATTATTCATATAATGCACAGCTTCGATCCTTATACATTCGGAGGTCCCTTTTTAGGTTATATCGTGACTATGATTTTGAATGTGGGAATTCCTATCGGTATCGCCATTATAGTCCAAAAGGGTAAGTTTTTGTATCGATCACACCACTCTGGCGAACTGCAATGA
- a CDS encoding putative porin, which produces MPKIYKFAFLFLLLSITPVSAEIIWGPTIERSGGEYIFETGNKYPNLSGIRGGSRISFPRTFSLLGIQGIITKERWEVSGSFKTTGWSQKSGEARDEDFFLGSISTENTTNIATREWSYRDSATVYAGSRNFADGKGKSTVSENRAEFYGRYYFQSANPNYWADGSGFFLSAGVRYSYFKYLFYDVNQFIESNPVFYGPIGIGLSFSNDLWEFFAGGGYRYSAGNFYLDLSLMPSFGRIKTRDFHVQRSINFFSENYGLGWASKAEVGYKMGPSWLSYLRINHRRFFSEGRFTSQGGLTSEDIASNLVSGFKSHINIKDYSIEIGLLNKLDWNQKSENSEK; this is translated from the coding sequence GTGCCTAAAATATACAAATTTGCCTTTTTATTTTTACTCTTAAGCATAACTCCAGTATCCGCAGAAATAATATGGGGGCCTACAATTGAAAGATCCGGTGGAGAATATATTTTCGAAACAGGAAACAAATATCCAAATCTATCGGGAATTCGTGGGGGCTCACGAATCTCATTTCCGAGAACGTTTTCGTTACTCGGTATTCAGGGTATTATCACCAAAGAACGCTGGGAAGTAAGCGGTTCATTTAAGACAACCGGTTGGTCTCAAAAATCAGGTGAAGCCCGTGATGAAGATTTTTTCCTCGGCTCTATATCCACGGAGAATACGACTAATATCGCAACACGTGAATGGAGTTACAGAGACTCTGCAACCGTTTATGCTGGAAGTCGAAACTTCGCTGACGGCAAAGGAAAATCAACTGTCTCCGAAAATAGAGCTGAATTCTACGGAAGATATTACTTCCAGAGTGCAAACCCAAACTACTGGGCAGATGGCTCCGGTTTTTTTCTATCCGCAGGAGTAAGATATTCTTATTTCAAATATTTATTCTATGACGTGAACCAATTTATAGAATCCAATCCTGTCTTTTATGGTCCCATCGGAATCGGTCTTAGTTTTTCGAACGATCTCTGGGAATTTTTTGCCGGAGGTGGATATCGTTATTCCGCTGGCAATTTTTACCTAGACCTCAGCCTTATGCCATCTTTTGGAAGAATCAAAACCAGAGATTTTCACGTACAACGATCCATCAATTTCTTCTCAGAAAACTACGGTTTAGGTTGGGCATCAAAAGCAGAAGTTGGTTACAAAATGGGACCAAGTTGGTTGAGTTATCTAAGAATCAACCACAGAAGATTTTTTTCCGAAGGTAGATTTACGTCACAAGGTGGGCTAACAAGCGAAGACATTGCTTCAAATTTAGTCAGCGGATTTAAATCACATATCAATATAAAGGATTATTCAATCGAAATTGGATTACTTAATAAACTAGATTGGAACCAAAAATCAGAAAACTCTGAAAAGTAG